A section of the Acidobacterium capsulatum ATCC 51196 genome encodes:
- a CDS encoding DUF3224 domain-containing protein produces the protein MLRFAAVALLCFGLPFLTHAQPRSAPVMHHAHGTFTVEMKPAAASPAEGLTTFTMQKKFEGDLTGTGQGEMISAGDYKAGAAGYVAIETVTGTLDGRQGSFALAQLATVDASGPRMQVIVVPGSGTGALKGIGGTFTISIEHGQHFYQLDYTLPE, from the coding sequence ATGCTGCGATTCGCCGCCGTCGCTCTGCTCTGCTTCGGTCTTCCCTTTCTCACGCACGCACAGCCAAGGAGCGCGCCCGTCATGCACCATGCCCACGGCACCTTCACCGTCGAGATGAAACCCGCGGCCGCATCCCCCGCCGAAGGTCTCACCACCTTCACCATGCAAAAGAAATTTGAAGGCGACCTGACCGGCACCGGCCAGGGCGAGATGATCAGCGCCGGGGACTACAAGGCAGGCGCGGCCGGCTATGTGGCCATCGAAACGGTCACCGGCACGCTCGATGGCCGGCAGGGCAGCTTTGCGCTCGCGCAACTGGCCACCGTGGATGCAAGCGGCCCCAGGATGCAGGTCATCGTTGTTCCCGGCTCGGGAACCGGGGCGCTCAAAGGCATCGGCGGCACTTTCACCATCAGCATCGAACACGGCCAGCACTTTTATCAGCTCGACTACACGCTGCCCGAATAA
- a CDS encoding four helix bundle protein, with the protein MKQPASETAASQQVSLKDKPRTRHFRDLLVWQKAMTLTQELYRATEGFPKNEVFGLTAQMRRSAVSVPSNIAEGHGRLTDGNMRLFLGQARGSLYELETQIELARRLDYLQAESERDLLESCQEIGKMLNGLLAVLDR; encoded by the coding sequence ATGAAGCAGCCAGCCAGCGAAACAGCAGCGAGTCAGCAAGTCAGCCTGAAAGACAAGCCCCGGACTCGGCATTTTCGCGACTTGCTGGTCTGGCAAAAGGCAATGACGCTGACGCAAGAGCTCTATCGCGCCACTGAGGGCTTCCCCAAGAATGAAGTCTTTGGGTTGACAGCCCAAATGAGACGGTCAGCGGTGTCTGTTCCGAGCAACATTGCTGAAGGCCACGGGCGATTGACCGATGGCAACATGCGGCTGTTCCTCGGGCAGGCGCGTGGTTCTTTATACGAATTGGAAACGCAAATTGAACTTGCCCGTAGATTGGATTATCTGCAGGCCGAATCAGAAAGGGACTTGCTCGAAAGCTGTCAGGAAATTGGGAAAATGCTGAATGGATTACTCGCGGTCCTGGACCGCTGA
- the pheS gene encoding phenylalanine--tRNA ligase subunit alpha — MSDQPIPSLTGWTEAELDAAFAALMREVESSAAALDATSAEAVEAFRLHWLGRKQGRLKAVSDAWLKAAPVEAKKLLGQRFNALKAQVEARLDDASSASSASALDAEAIDITLPGRARRLGAEHPLIKTLNEIVSIFQRMGYSVGVGPEVETDYYNFESLNFPPNHPARDTQDTLVVAQQERKPLRDRLLMRTHTSPVQIRTMEQQPPPVRIVIPGKVHRNDAADATHSPIFHQVEGLCVDTNITFSDLKGTLDHAMKELFGTSVKTRFFPSFFPFTEPSADVQISCPFCGGKGCRKCKHSGWIELLGCGMVDPAVFGFVQQKQPGYDPKKISGFAFGMGVDRIAMMKYGISDIGLLYGGDQRFLEQFG; from the coding sequence ATGTCCGACCAACCGATCCCATCCCTCACCGGGTGGACCGAAGCTGAACTGGATGCCGCCTTTGCCGCGCTCATGCGCGAGGTGGAAAGCTCTGCCGCCGCGCTCGACGCCACTTCCGCCGAAGCCGTCGAGGCCTTTCGCCTGCACTGGCTGGGCCGCAAGCAGGGCCGCCTCAAGGCCGTGAGCGATGCCTGGCTCAAGGCCGCGCCCGTGGAAGCCAAGAAGCTGCTGGGCCAACGCTTCAACGCGCTCAAGGCGCAGGTGGAAGCGCGCCTGGACGACGCCAGCAGCGCGTCCTCTGCCTCGGCGCTCGATGCCGAAGCCATTGACATCACGCTGCCCGGCCGCGCGCGCCGCCTCGGCGCCGAGCATCCGCTCATCAAGACGCTCAATGAGATCGTCTCGATTTTCCAGCGCATGGGCTATTCGGTCGGCGTCGGCCCTGAGGTCGAGACCGACTACTACAACTTTGAGTCGCTCAACTTTCCGCCAAACCACCCGGCCCGCGACACCCAGGACACGCTCGTCGTCGCCCAGCAGGAGCGCAAGCCCCTGCGCGACCGCCTGCTGATGCGCACCCACACCTCGCCCGTGCAGATTCGCACCATGGAGCAGCAGCCGCCGCCCGTGCGCATCGTCATCCCCGGCAAGGTGCATCGCAACGACGCGGCCGATGCCACGCACTCGCCCATCTTCCACCAGGTGGAGGGGCTCTGCGTGGACACCAACATCACCTTCTCTGACCTGAAGGGCACGCTTGACCACGCGATGAAGGAACTCTTCGGCACAAGCGTCAAAACGCGCTTCTTCCCGTCGTTCTTCCCCTTCACCGAGCCGAGCGCCGACGTGCAGATCAGTTGCCCCTTCTGCGGCGGCAAGGGCTGCCGCAAGTGCAAGCACTCCGGCTGGATTGAACTGCTCGGCTGCGGCATGGTGGACCCCGCGGTCTTCGGCTTTGTGCAGCAGAAGCAGCCCGGCTATGACCCGAAGAAGATCAGCGGGTTCGCCTTTGGCATGGGCGTCGACCGCATCGCCATGATGAAGTACGGCATCAGCGACATCGGCCTGCTCTACGGCGGCGATCAGCGATTTCTGGAGCAGTTTGGATGA
- a CDS encoding M28 family metallopeptidase → MILALYRSHFRRFCLGFGFLPAFLFCAGALPAHAQHRDLNQAGQPIPAMQPDVAIVDALQHVSVAKIRHTIHKLVSFHTRSTLSMMDADLPQGQGIKPAIDWVTAQFDAYSRACGGCLVVKHTSYTQMPGKTGYLKRIPGPTTITDTYAVLKGTDPAQANRVILVSGHLDSRDSDNFDSHGAAPGANDDGSGTAVTLECARVLSKMRFPATLVFVVEDGEEQGLFGSKHMAEQAKKWGWQIEGVLNNDIVGGDTTPGHTALQDHSVVRLFSEPVPANATPQQIRELLMLGYDSDSPSRELARAVVNVARSYTEADGLKNDETQTAALRPVMEFRLDRFLRGGDHYSFNQEGFAAVRFTEWRENFHHQHQNVRVENGIQYGDLPQFVNYPYVAHVARLNAASMASLATAPPPPADVKIVVSELDNNSTLKWKAGAGAPSSTHYWIVWRPTASPNWTREIPAAKLAGVKNGAYQASADGSYTATLPISKDNVIFGVESVGPHGQRSLAVVPMPTR, encoded by the coding sequence ATGATTCTTGCGTTGTACCGTTCGCATTTTCGCCGTTTCTGTCTCGGTTTCGGATTCCTTCCGGCTTTCCTGTTCTGTGCTGGAGCTCTTCCGGCCCACGCCCAGCACCGCGACCTGAACCAGGCAGGACAGCCGATCCCCGCCATGCAACCGGATGTCGCTATCGTAGACGCACTCCAGCACGTTTCCGTCGCAAAGATTCGTCATACGATTCACAAATTAGTTTCGTTCCATACCCGCAGCACGCTTTCGATGATGGATGCCGATCTGCCACAGGGGCAGGGCATCAAACCTGCCATCGACTGGGTGACTGCGCAATTTGACGCCTATTCCAGGGCATGCGGCGGATGCCTGGTCGTCAAGCACACCAGCTATACCCAGATGCCGGGCAAAACCGGCTATCTGAAGCGCATTCCAGGGCCGACGACGATCACCGATACCTACGCGGTTCTGAAGGGCACGGACCCGGCGCAGGCCAATCGGGTCATCCTGGTGTCGGGGCATCTGGACTCGCGTGACAGCGACAACTTTGATTCGCACGGCGCCGCGCCCGGAGCCAACGACGACGGCAGCGGCACGGCGGTAACGCTTGAGTGCGCGCGTGTGCTCTCGAAGATGCGATTTCCGGCCACGCTGGTCTTCGTAGTCGAAGACGGCGAGGAGCAGGGGCTGTTTGGCAGCAAGCACATGGCCGAGCAGGCCAAAAAGTGGGGCTGGCAGATCGAGGGCGTGCTCAACAACGACATTGTGGGCGGCGACACCACGCCCGGCCACACGGCTCTGCAGGATCACAGCGTGGTGCGGCTCTTCTCAGAGCCGGTGCCGGCCAATGCCACGCCGCAGCAGATTCGCGAGCTGCTCATGCTCGGCTATGACAGCGACTCGCCCTCACGCGAGCTGGCCCGCGCCGTGGTCAACGTGGCCCGCAGCTACACCGAGGCTGATGGCCTGAAAAATGACGAAACCCAAACCGCCGCGCTGCGCCCGGTGATGGAGTTTCGCCTGGACCGCTTTTTGCGTGGCGGCGACCACTACTCCTTCAATCAGGAAGGGTTTGCGGCGGTGCGCTTCACCGAGTGGCGCGAGAACTTCCATCACCAGCACCAGAATGTGCGCGTGGAAAACGGCATTCAGTATGGCGATCTGCCGCAGTTTGTGAACTACCCCTACGTGGCGCACGTGGCCCGGCTCAACGCCGCGTCCATGGCCTCGCTGGCAACGGCTCCGCCGCCGCCGGCTGACGTGAAGATTGTGGTCAGCGAACTGGACAACAACTCGACGTTGAAGTGGAAGGCCGGCGCGGGAGCGCCTTCGTCCACGCACTACTGGATCGTGTGGCGGCCCACGGCCTCGCCGAACTGGACCCGCGAGATTCCGGCAGCCAAGCTGGCCGGCGTGAAGAACGGAGCCTATCAGGCCAGTGCGGACGGCAGCTACACGGCGACGCTCCCGATCTCAAAGGACAACGTGATCTTCGGCGTCGAGTCCGTTGGCCCGCACGGGCAGCGCAGCCTGGCTGTGGTGCCGATGCCGACGCGGTAA
- a CDS encoding DinB family protein yields MNSSMTAAELIAWNDATARQWRDLCLATPAILDAPCDVAGTGTCSGLLRHLSITELRYAELLAGLPAGDYNQVPANTSEQIFAIHDHAVAVLRTLVEDPTIDWAQKIEFPTITAGRRLASRRAILFHAMLHSIRHYAQLGTAVRRAGFEHSLKMDYLLMDSEPA; encoded by the coding sequence ATGAACTCTTCGATGACCGCAGCCGAACTGATCGCCTGGAACGACGCTACCGCCCGGCAATGGCGAGATCTGTGCCTTGCCACTCCCGCCATCCTGGATGCTCCATGCGATGTAGCCGGGACCGGGACCTGCAGCGGCCTGCTGCGCCATCTGTCGATTACGGAACTGCGCTATGCGGAATTGCTGGCCGGGCTTCCTGCCGGCGATTACAACCAGGTACCGGCCAACACGAGCGAGCAGATCTTTGCCATCCATGACCACGCCGTTGCCGTGTTGCGCACTCTGGTAGAAGACCCCACCATCGACTGGGCGCAGAAGATCGAGTTCCCTACGATCACAGCCGGCCGGCGCCTTGCTTCGCGGCGGGCCATTCTTTTTCACGCCATGCTGCACAGCATTCGCCATTATGCGCAGCTCGGTACGGCCGTGCGCCGGGCAGGCTTTGAACATTCACTGAAAATGGATTATCTGCTGATGGATTCAGAGCCGGCCTGA
- a CDS encoding cell division protein ZapA, whose amino-acid sequence MADQNPESVQSVTVAIYDQTYHLRGDDAAYIQRLADMVDDKMRLVASHGKTVDSLRVAVLAALNIADELATLERRYQALTGSVQQTSSSIRDRAHTLSGLLDAVLEDERKLG is encoded by the coding sequence ATGGCTGATCAGAATCCCGAATCCGTGCAGTCCGTGACCGTCGCCATCTACGACCAGACCTACCATCTGCGTGGCGACGACGCGGCTTATATCCAGCGCCTCGCCGACATGGTCGATGACAAGATGCGCCTGGTGGCCTCGCACGGCAAAACCGTGGACTCGCTGCGCGTCGCCGTGCTGGCCGCGCTCAACATCGCCGATGAGCTGGCCACGCTCGAGCGCAGGTATCAGGCCCTCACCGGCTCAGTGCAGCAGACCAGCAGCAGCATTCGCGACCGCGCCCACACGCTCAGCGGCCTGCTCGATGCCGTGCTCGAAGACGAGCGCAAGCTCGGCTGA
- a CDS encoding DUF2393 domain-containing protein, translating to MPDPTPSPQSASSMFTPPPREKPSRLPWLIAAGAVLVIVGLIGFYNFSQKAKILPNGEAALAPYASHLTISNVQLSQAGSMVGTATYIDGTITNTGRKTVTGVTVQAVFHDFDHKTTQVSNLSLNLIRTRVPYVDTEPVSSAPIQPGKSAEFRLIADQMSDSWDQSPPELRIVQVDTQ from the coding sequence ATGCCCGACCCTACACCATCCCCGCAGTCCGCGTCCTCGATGTTCACGCCGCCGCCCCGGGAGAAGCCCTCGCGGCTGCCCTGGCTCATCGCCGCCGGAGCGGTGCTGGTGATTGTGGGTCTGATCGGGTTCTACAACTTCTCCCAAAAGGCGAAGATATTGCCCAACGGCGAGGCCGCGCTGGCCCCATATGCCTCGCACCTGACCATCTCCAATGTGCAGTTGAGCCAGGCCGGCAGCATGGTCGGCACGGCCACCTACATTGACGGCACCATCACCAACACCGGCCGCAAGACCGTCACCGGCGTGACCGTGCAGGCCGTCTTTCATGACTTTGACCACAAGACCACACAGGTCAGCAATCTCTCGCTCAATCTCATTCGCACGCGGGTGCCCTATGTGGATACCGAGCCGGTCAGCTCTGCGCCTATCCAGCCGGGCAAGAGCGCTGAGTTTCGTCTGATCGCGGATCAAATGAGCGATAGCTGGGATCAGAGTCCGCCCGAGCTGCGCATCGTGCAGGTCGATACGCAATAA
- a CDS encoding rhomboid family intramembrane serine protease yields the protein MARFGSRSGGILNFGDFRGFTRDLVLWNLGAYFLLALLGLASPHGYAVVFDALALTPGLFLHGWIWQIATYPFLHAGILNTAFELLSLWFLGSFLESNHGARWLMEIFAVSALGAGIAAILMALALHAPVTVIGCWGAIFGLLIAFGVLYADTEFMMFPLPMLIKAKYLVAVYMLIALAMLFSTDKVFAFSQLGGALFGYFYIRFAPRRGITTAGSKQYFDWRNRYYRWKRKQAAKKFQVYMKKQNRDVNFDSEGRYVDPDKDPNDRSRWN from the coding sequence ATGGCACGCTTTGGGTCGCGCTCCGGCGGCATTTTGAACTTTGGCGACTTTCGCGGATTCACTCGCGATCTGGTGCTCTGGAATCTGGGCGCGTATTTTCTGCTGGCCTTGCTGGGGCTGGCTTCGCCGCATGGCTATGCGGTGGTGTTTGACGCGCTGGCGCTCACGCCGGGGCTCTTTCTGCATGGCTGGATCTGGCAGATTGCCACCTACCCGTTTCTGCACGCGGGCATTCTGAACACGGCCTTTGAGCTGCTGTCGCTGTGGTTTCTGGGCAGCTTTCTTGAGTCGAACCACGGCGCGCGCTGGCTCATGGAGATCTTCGCGGTCTCCGCGCTGGGTGCGGGCATCGCGGCCATTCTGATGGCGCTGGCCCTGCACGCGCCGGTGACGGTGATTGGCTGCTGGGGCGCGATCTTTGGGCTGCTGATTGCCTTTGGCGTGCTCTATGCCGACACCGAGTTCATGATGTTTCCGCTGCCGATGCTCATCAAGGCGAAGTATCTGGTCGCGGTGTACATGCTGATCGCGCTCGCGATGCTGTTCTCTACCGACAAGGTGTTCGCCTTCTCGCAACTCGGCGGCGCGCTCTTCGGCTACTTCTACATTCGCTTTGCGCCACGGCGCGGCATCACCACCGCGGGCAGCAAGCAGTACTTTGACTGGCGCAACCGCTACTATCGCTGGAAGCGCAAGCAGGCCGCGAAGAAGTTTCAGGTCTACATGAAGAAGCAGAACCGCGACGTGAACTTCGACTCCGAAGGCCGCTACGTGGACCCGGATAAAGACCCGAACGACCGCAGCCGCTGGAATTAA
- a CDS encoding prolipoprotein diacylglyceryl transferase, with amino-acid sequence MYPRLFQFGPFAVPTYGMFSALAMVAMLLLVVHLARRLDLPQEKLWNLTILALLTGLIASKLLLIPTHFWIFRAHPFWVLGLSTRYDPWIPGVSAALGIAMAWLYVMAEGLPLRRTLDALAPAVTLALGLQAIGAFLAGANFGTPTRAAWAVTYHSTQASLWYGTPLDRPLQPTQLYHAGLCALLLVALLVWLPRRAQDGELAGLWLFAYGIARFFLEFYRGAASPVGIFTATQWLALAMVLTSAVLLWKHTPATPQVSETSPEIPAHL; translated from the coding sequence GTGTATCCCCGCCTCTTCCAGTTCGGACCCTTCGCCGTGCCCACTTACGGCATGTTCTCCGCGCTGGCCATGGTGGCCATGCTGCTGCTCGTGGTGCATCTGGCGCGGCGTCTCGATCTGCCGCAGGAAAAGCTCTGGAACCTCACCATCCTCGCGCTCCTGACCGGCCTCATCGCCAGCAAGCTGCTACTGATTCCCACGCACTTCTGGATCTTCCGCGCGCACCCCTTCTGGGTGCTCGGCCTCTCGACGCGCTATGACCCGTGGATTCCCGGCGTCTCGGCCGCGCTCGGCATCGCCATGGCCTGGCTCTACGTCATGGCCGAGGGGTTGCCGCTGCGCCGCACCCTCGATGCCCTCGCGCCCGCCGTCACGCTGGCCCTCGGCCTGCAGGCTATCGGAGCCTTTCTGGCCGGGGCAAACTTCGGCACGCCCACCCGCGCGGCCTGGGCCGTCACCTACCACAGCACGCAGGCCTCGCTCTGGTATGGCACGCCGCTCGACCGCCCCCTGCAGCCCACGCAGCTCTACCACGCCGGGCTCTGTGCGCTGCTGCTCGTTGCCCTGCTCGTCTGGCTACCACGCCGCGCGCAGGATGGCGAGCTCGCCGGCCTTTGGCTCTTCGCCTACGGCATCGCACGCTTCTTTTTAGAGTTTTATCGCGGCGCGGCCTCGCCTGTGGGCATCTTCACGGCCACACAATGGCTCGCGCTGGCTATGGTGCTCACGAGCGCCGTGCTGCTCTGGAAGCACACACCCGCCACCCCCCAAGTTTCCGAAACCAGCCCTGAGATTCCGGCACACCTATGA
- a CDS encoding gamma carbonic anhydrase family protein: MIRTYQGRTPVVPDSCYIDLSAQVIGDVVLGANSSVWMNAVVRGDVNAIRIGANSNVQDCAVLHGMRYTYPVHVGDWVTIGHNATVHGCVIEDACLIGMGCTILNGARIGEGSIIAAGALIPERVVIPPRSLVTGVPGKVRRSLGDTDRELILTYAKNYLDYTRIYLAEQGLAEQGLDEQKG, encoded by the coding sequence ATGATCCGTACTTACCAGGGGCGCACGCCCGTCGTTCCCGATAGCTGCTACATCGACCTCTCCGCGCAGGTGATTGGCGACGTGGTGCTCGGCGCCAACTCCAGCGTGTGGATGAATGCCGTGGTGCGCGGCGACGTGAATGCCATTCGCATCGGGGCCAACAGCAACGTGCAGGACTGCGCCGTGCTGCACGGCATGCGCTACACCTATCCCGTGCATGTGGGCGACTGGGTGACGATTGGCCATAACGCCACCGTGCATGGCTGCGTGATTGAAGACGCCTGCCTGATCGGCATGGGCTGCACGATCCTGAATGGCGCGCGCATCGGCGAGGGCAGCATCATCGCGGCCGGGGCGCTGATTCCCGAGCGGGTCGTGATTCCGCCGCGCTCGCTGGTCACCGGCGTGCCGGGCAAGGTGCGCCGCTCGCTCGGAGACACCGACCGTGAGCTGATTCTGACCTACGCCAAAAACTACCTGGACTACACCCGCATCTACCTTGCGGAACAGGGGCTCGCGGAACAGGGGCTGGACGAGCAAAAGGGCTGA
- a CDS encoding carboxypeptidase-like regulatory domain-containing protein, with the protein MLSRRGALRSILFGLIAILLAAAPVARAQSSGTWTIEGVVTNGSGQPLQGAIVYLKNTQTSNILTYISEKNGSFIFSYAPAGVDYSIWVAYKGKKGDTKSISSFDNRKTIHIDLRVK; encoded by the coding sequence ATGCTCAGCCGCCGCGGCGCTCTGCGCAGCATTCTGTTTGGCCTGATCGCGATTCTGCTGGCCGCCGCCCCCGTGGCCCGCGCGCAGTCGAGCGGCACGTGGACGATTGAGGGCGTGGTCACCAATGGCAGCGGCCAACCGCTGCAGGGCGCCATCGTGTACCTCAAGAACACGCAGACGAGCAACATTCTCACCTACATCAGCGAGAAGAACGGCTCCTTCATTTTCAGCTATGCCCCGGCCGGTGTGGACTACTCCATCTGGGTCGCCTACAAGGGCAAAAAGGGCGACACCAAGTCGATCAGCTCTTTTGACAACCGCAAGACCATCCACATCGACCTGCGTGTGAAGTAG
- the pheT gene encoding phenylalanine--tRNA ligase subunit beta, which yields MRILTQWLRDYVALPSISDAELADALTLRGIAVDGVFDLGAHGSVFEMDVTTNRVDAMNHYGVAREASIIFGCALKPLDGSLPAPKPGSAFPVRIEEPTLCGRFTARVLRGVTIQPSHGIVAERFAALEQKLISNAVDATNFVTLGMGHPTHAFDLDKLEGGIVVRRARKGEKLVTLDGVERTLDPDDLVVADEKKAVGLAGVMGGLDTAISASTKNILVEAAWFDQNTVRRSSRRHGIHTDASHRFERGADFNAPPLANALVSRIILEAGGHIEGELVDVLIPEAEARTAKRAAVSFAVPEIARILGATEDPQGITAADAEGILTGLGCTLEKSGEQSYSVTLPSWRLDLEREIDLLEEIARVYGYNRFQNTLPTFAGSVVELPWAAKEATLRGKLLGLGWNEAISSTFCAEADALAFCREPNSAVAVGNPLSEEAGMLRPSLLPGMLTMLANNLSRDVESVALFEIGTVFTGSTEKVDERPALAIGATGRPFGAGEVDFYDLKGTLQELLHSFTARSLYFDRFPAESGLMPAWLHPGRSARAVIDGATVGYFGQLHPAEAERRKVKQTVLVGELYLDRLYKQSLRTPVIEELSRYQAVRRDFSFLVPDAVSWGQLAEAIVALPIPELRSFAPREILRGERVAAGHYSLLLGTVFQSHERTLRDEDLQAWAQQVIAAMQDRGAQLRS from the coding sequence ATGCGCATTCTGACTCAATGGCTCCGCGATTACGTAGCTCTGCCTTCCATTAGCGATGCTGAACTCGCAGATGCACTCACCCTGCGCGGCATCGCCGTCGATGGTGTCTTCGACCTCGGCGCTCATGGCTCTGTGTTCGAGATGGACGTCACCACCAACCGCGTCGACGCCATGAATCACTACGGCGTGGCCCGCGAAGCCAGCATCATTTTTGGCTGCGCGCTCAAGCCGCTGGACGGCTCTCTGCCCGCGCCAAAACCGGGCTCCGCATTCCCCGTCCGCATCGAAGAGCCCACGCTCTGCGGCCGCTTCACCGCGCGGGTGCTGCGCGGCGTCACCATCCAGCCCTCGCACGGCATCGTGGCCGAGCGCTTTGCCGCGCTCGAGCAGAAGCTCATCTCCAACGCCGTCGATGCCACCAACTTCGTCACGCTCGGCATGGGCCATCCCACGCATGCCTTTGATCTCGACAAGCTCGAAGGCGGCATCGTCGTGCGCCGCGCGCGCAAAGGCGAAAAGCTCGTCACCCTCGACGGCGTGGAGCGCACGCTCGACCCCGACGACCTCGTGGTGGCCGATGAAAAGAAGGCCGTCGGCCTCGCCGGAGTCATGGGCGGCCTCGACACGGCCATCTCCGCCAGCACCAAAAACATTCTCGTCGAGGCTGCGTGGTTTGATCAGAACACCGTGCGCCGCTCCTCGCGCCGTCATGGCATTCACACCGACGCCTCGCACCGCTTTGAGCGCGGAGCCGACTTCAACGCGCCGCCCTTAGCCAATGCGCTCGTCAGCCGCATCATTCTCGAAGCCGGTGGACACATCGAAGGCGAGCTGGTGGACGTGCTGATTCCTGAAGCCGAAGCCCGCACCGCGAAGCGCGCGGCTGTCTCCTTTGCCGTGCCCGAGATTGCACGCATCCTCGGCGCGACCGAGGACCCGCAAGGCATCACCGCCGCGGATGCCGAAGGCATTCTGACCGGCCTCGGCTGCACGCTTGAGAAATCGGGCGAGCAAAGCTACTCCGTCACGCTGCCCAGTTGGCGGCTCGACCTCGAACGCGAAATTGACCTGCTCGAAGAGATCGCGCGCGTCTACGGCTACAACCGATTCCAGAACACGCTGCCCACCTTCGCCGGTTCCGTGGTGGAGCTGCCCTGGGCCGCCAAAGAGGCCACTCTGCGCGGCAAGCTGCTCGGCCTCGGCTGGAATGAAGCCATCTCCTCGACCTTCTGCGCCGAGGCCGATGCGCTTGCGTTTTGCCGCGAGCCCAATTCGGCAGTGGCCGTCGGCAATCCGCTGAGTGAAGAGGCGGGCATGCTGCGCCCCTCGCTGCTGCCGGGCATGCTGACCATGCTGGCCAACAATCTCAGCCGCGATGTGGAGAGCGTCGCGCTCTTTGAGATCGGCACCGTCTTCACCGGCTCGACCGAGAAGGTGGACGAGCGCCCCGCGCTCGCCATTGGCGCGACGGGCCGGCCCTTTGGCGCGGGCGAGGTGGACTTCTACGACCTCAAGGGCACGCTCCAAGAGCTGCTGCACAGCTTCACGGCGCGCTCGCTTTACTTTGACCGCTTCCCTGCCGAATCCGGCCTGATGCCTGCCTGGTTGCACCCGGGCCGCAGCGCCCGCGCGGTGATCGACGGAGCCACGGTCGGCTACTTTGGCCAGTTGCACCCGGCCGAGGCCGAGCGCCGCAAGGTCAAGCAGACGGTGCTTGTGGGCGAGCTTTATCTGGACCGCCTCTACAAGCAATCCCTGCGCACGCCGGTCATCGAGGAGCTATCGCGCTACCAGGCCGTGCGGCGCGACTTCTCCTTCCTGGTGCCCGACGCCGTTTCCTGGGGCCAGCTTGCCGAGGCCATCGTCGCGCTGCCCATCCCCGAGTTGCGCAGCTTCGCTCCGCGCGAAATTCTGCGCGGCGAGCGCGTCGCCGCCGGCCATTATTCGCTGCTGCTCGGCACCGTCTTTCAGTCGCACGAGCGCACGCTGCGCGACGAAGATCTGCAGGCCTGGGCACAGCAGGTCATTGCAGCCATGCAGGATAGGGGCGCGCAACTGCGCTCCTAA